Proteins encoded by one window of Coregonus clupeaformis isolate EN_2021a unplaced genomic scaffold, ASM2061545v1 scaf0001, whole genome shotgun sequence:
- the LOC123482926 gene encoding uncharacterized protein LOC123482926, which translates to MECKDTSSKIQDTIAISTCINQGPPARYQLVTKKQYLDDEDMLRRCTFGDRDHCKINKTILIVGETGSGKSSLINAMVNYVLGVEWKDNVWFEIVEEEKGSQTESQTTAITVYEVFGCEGLRVPCSLTVIDTPGYGHTRGIQEDQQISGKLLELFRTTDGIHQLDAVGLVVKASENRLSDRQKYIFDAVLSLFGKDMEKNIVALITHSLWMYPNNALEAITKANVPCAKNDRNQPVHFVFNNCQCEVFDEENEDYKECVSSQKTAWDKGVKSMDKFFDYKMEPTSIKMTEGVLRERKQLEACVSNIHERIHMIDLKQDEIKQTQEALDKHKKEMEENKNFNYTVDVPYKEKEDTKEEKATTCSVCEENCHYPGCWWVNDLSWCSAMKKNYCTVCTGKCHYTKHVKENKIYVGKTKEVTRTYEDLKKKYKINEQVTGEKGNVIIRLQIELEQFTLQKAKLVEESYQCLVKLEETALKALSLSTAVHLGFLIEKMKEKGNTEKVQKLEEMKKRAKEEHRGTLDYFKAGVSKVWHSNAKMWKNHMNI; encoded by the exons ATGGAATGCAA GGACACGTCATCAAAAATACAAGACACCATTGCAATAAGTACCTGTATCAATCAAGGACCTCCTGCAAGGTATCAGCTGGTAACAAAGAAACAGTATCTAGATGATGAAGACATGCTCAGAAGATGTACCTTTGGAGATAGAGATCACTGTAAGATCAACAAAACCATTCTGATAGTgggagagacaggatcagggaAGTCATCTCTGATCAATGCCATGGTCAATTATGTCCTGGGTGTAGAGTGGAAGGATAACGTCTGGTTTGAGATCGTTGAAGAGGAAAAAGGAAGTCAGACTGAAAGTCAAACTACAGCGATCACTGTATATGAAGTCTTCGGGTGTGAGGGCCTGAGAGTCCCCTGCTCTCTCACCGTCATTGACACTCCTGGGTACGGACACACCAGAGGGATCCAAGAAGACCAACAGATCTCTGGAAAACTGTTGGAGTTGTTTAGGACTACAGATGGGATTCATCAACTTGATGCTGTGGGTTTAGTGGTGAAGGCATCTGAGAATCGACTCAGTGACAGACAGAAGTACATCTTCGATGCAGTTTTGTCTTTATTTGGCAAAGACATGGAGAAGAACATTGTAGCCCTCATCACACACTCACTATGGATGTACCCAAATAATGCCCTTGAAGCTATTACAAAAGCAAACGTTCCCTGTGCCAAGAATGACAGGAATCAACCCGTTCATTTTGTGTTCAACAACTGTCAATGTGAAGTCTTTGATGAGGAAAATGAAGATTATAAAGAATGTGTGTCTAGTCAGAAGACAGCTTGGGACAAGGGAGTAAAGTCCATGGACAAGTTTTTCGACTATAAAATGGAACCAACAAGCATAAAGATGACTGAAGGAGTTCTGAGAGAGCGCAAACAACTGGAGGCGTGTGTCAGCAACATACACGAGAGGATCCACATGATTGATCTGAAGCAGGATGAAATCAAGCAGACTCAAGAAGCACTCGATAAACACAAgaaagaaatggaggaaaacaAGAACTTTAATTATACTGTTGATGTGCCGTACAAAGAAAAGGAAGATACAAAAGAAGAGAAGGCAACCACCTGCAGTGTCTGTGAGGAGAACTGTCACTATCCAGGCTGCTGGTGGGTCAACGATCTCTCATGGTGCAGTGCGATGAAGAAGAACTACTGCACTGTGTGTACTGGCAAATGTCACTACACCAAGCATGTCAAAgaaaataaaatatatgttggAAAGACCAAGGAGGTTACAAGGACATATGAAGATTTGAAAAAGAAGTATAAAATAAATGAGCAAGTTACTGGGGAGAAAGGGAATGTGATCATCAGACTTCAGATAGAGTTGGAGCAGTTCACACTCCAGAAGGCCAAACTGGTGGAGGAATCCTACCAGTGCCTCGTCAAACTGGAAGAGACCGCTTTGAAGGCTCTCTCACTGTCCACTGCTGTGCATCTTGGCTTCCTGATTGAGAAGATGAAGGAGAAAGGAAACACAGAGAAGGTTCAGAAACTGGAGGAGATGAAGAAGAGAGCTAAGGAGGAACACAGGGGAACTTTAGATTACTTTAAAGCTGGTGTGAGTAAAGTGTGGCATAGTAATGCAAAGATGTGGAAAAACCACATGAACATTTAG